One Polaribacter sp. SA4-12 genomic window carries:
- a CDS encoding ribose-phosphate pyrophosphokinase, translating to MPTNQLAPKLFACSQSTVLAEKIAKVYGAELGNVITTHFSDGEFQPAFEESVRGRRVFLIGSTFPTADNLMEMLLMIDAAKRASARHITAVMPYFGWARQDRKDKPRVAIGAKLVANLLQVAGATRIMTMDLHADQIQGFFEKPVDHLYASTIFMPYIESLNLDNLTIASPDMGGSKRAYAYSKHLHCDVVICYKQRKKANVIGHMELIGDVKGKNVILVDDMIDTGGTLAHAADLMMERGALSVRAICTHPILSGGAYEKIENSGLTELIVSDTIPLKKVTSKIKVVSCAPLFADVMHKVQDNTSISGQFLM from the coding sequence ATGCCTACAAATCAATTAGCACCAAAACTTTTTGCGTGCTCACAAAGTACCGTTTTAGCAGAAAAAATAGCTAAAGTATATGGTGCTGAATTAGGAAATGTAATTACAACTCACTTTAGTGATGGCGAATTTCAGCCAGCTTTCGAAGAATCTGTTAGGGGAAGAAGAGTCTTTTTAATAGGTTCTACATTTCCAACAGCAGATAATTTAATGGAAATGTTATTAATGATAGATGCTGCTAAAAGAGCATCTGCAAGACATATAACAGCAGTAATGCCATATTTTGGATGGGCAAGACAAGACAGGAAAGATAAGCCAAGAGTTGCTATTGGAGCAAAATTAGTTGCAAACTTATTACAGGTTGCAGGAGCAACTAGAATTATGACCATGGATTTACATGCAGATCAAATTCAAGGTTTCTTTGAAAAGCCAGTTGATCATTTGTATGCTTCAACAATCTTTATGCCATATATTGAGAGTTTAAACTTAGATAATTTAACAATTGCTTCCCCAGACATGGGTGGTTCTAAAAGAGCTTATGCATATTCTAAACATTTACATTGTGATGTTGTAATTTGTTATAAACAGCGTAAAAAAGCAAATGTAATAGGGCATATGGAGTTAATTGGAGATGTCAAAGGAAAGAATGTAATCTTAGTTGATGACATGATTGATACTGGAGGAACATTAGCACATGCAGCAGATTTAATGATGGAAAGAGGAGCTTTAAGTGTTCGTGCAATTTGTACACACCCAATACTTTCTGGAGGAGCTTATGAAAAAATAGAAAACTCTGGGTTAACAGAGCTAATTGTTTCAGATACAATTCCTTTAAAGAAGGTAACTTCTAAAATAAAAGTAGTATCTTGCGCGCCATTATTTGCTGATGTTATGCATAAAGTGCAAGACAATACTTCAATTAGTGGACAATTTTTAATGTAA
- a CDS encoding glycoside hydrolase family 43 protein, whose translation MPEKSIEHINFDELNKKAISQPLVSHIYTADPSAHVFDGKIYIYPSHDIDAGEAFDDLGSHFAMEDYHVISMDSIDGLAVDNGLALHVDDVPWAKQQMWAPDANEKDGKYYLFFPAKAHDDIFRIGVAVSDSPTGPFKAQPEAIKGSFSIDPAVFKDDDGSCYMYFGGLWGGQLQRWRSGEFNAEQPDSPTAFIPEDNEPALLPFVAKMTDDLLEYDEKPKEIEIIDENGALLLAKDIDRRFFEAAWMHKHNGKYYFSYSTGDTHFICYAIGDNPYGPFTYAGKILEPVVGWTSHHSVCNVDGKDYLFYHDSSLSKGVTHLRSVKVIEINYNSDGTIQTIEPYND comes from the coding sequence ATGCCAGAAAAAAGTATAGAACACATCAATTTTGATGAATTAAATAAGAAAGCCATTTCACAACCATTAGTATCTCATATTTATACAGCAGATCCATCTGCACATGTTTTTGATGGTAAAATATATATTTATCCATCTCATGATATTGATGCAGGAGAAGCTTTTGATGATTTAGGAAGCCATTTTGCGATGGAAGATTACCATGTAATTTCTATGGATAGTATTGATGGTCTTGCTGTTGATAATGGTTTGGCACTTCATGTAGATGATGTTCCTTGGGCAAAACAACAAATGTGGGCACCAGATGCTAATGAAAAAGATGGAAAATATTATTTGTTTTTTCCTGCAAAAGCACATGATGATATTTTTAGAATTGGGGTTGCTGTTAGTGATTCTCCAACAGGTCCATTTAAAGCACAACCAGAAGCAATTAAAGGTAGTTTTTCTATAGATCCTGCAGTTTTTAAAGATGATGATGGAAGTTGTTATATGTATTTTGGTGGCCTTTGGGGTGGACAATTACAGCGTTGGCGATCAGGTGAATTTAATGCAGAGCAACCAGATAGTCCAACAGCATTTATTCCTGAAGATAATGAACCTGCATTATTGCCTTTTGTAGCTAAAATGACAGATGATTTGTTAGAATATGACGAAAAGCCAAAAGAAATAGAAATTATTGATGAAAATGGAGCGTTATTATTAGCAAAAGATATTGATAGACGTTTTTTTGAAGCAGCATGGATGCATAAACACAATGGAAAATATTACTTCTCATATTCAACAGGAGATACGCACTTTATCTGTTATGCTATAGGAGATAATCCTTATGGACCATTTACATATGCAGGTAAGATTTTAGAACCAGTTGTAGGTTGGACTTCTCACCACTCTGTTTGTAATGTTGATGGGAAAGATTATTTGTTTTATCATGATTCTAGTTTATCGAAAGGAGTTACTCATTTACGTTCTGTAAAAGTTATAGAAATTAATTATAATTCAGACGGAACAATACAAACAATAGAACCTTATAACGATTAG
- a CDS encoding MFS transporter, whose translation MTTISQKLSVKEKVGYALGDLAANLVFQTLMTYLAYFYTDIYGLESNHASAIILTVGLVAAFGFNPIIGAIADRTNTKIGKFRPWILWTAIPLGVTAILAFTTPDFEYKGKVIYAVITYTLLLLLYSANNLPYSALSGVITGDMGERNSISSYRFVAVMFAQFFVQVFMLPIIETAGGGDKAVGIELVMTWLAVIGTVMLLITFFTTKERIIPKPEQKSSLKEDLGDLFKNKPWVIMLVLTTLVFVTLAMKGGSYVYYFNNFVDEKELTSFISPILDFLSSIGINFFGENPVSAGFGLFNAGGIIFMMVGIGLSKKLADKYGKRDVFKTFLFISTLFIIFFYFLSPESIGLIFLSQILHGFFYGITIPILWAMIADVADYSEWKNNRRATAIIFSAMMVGLKGGLSIGSALVAWILGLYNYVPKADSQVESAIHGTKMLISIFPAIPFLIGVGLLFFYEIDKKMELKIEKELNERRTA comes from the coding sequence ATGACAACTATTTCACAAAAATTATCAGTAAAAGAAAAAGTAGGTTATGCTCTTGGAGATTTAGCAGCCAATTTAGTTTTTCAAACTTTAATGACCTATCTAGCATATTTCTATACTGATATCTATGGTCTTGAATCAAATCATGCATCTGCAATAATATTGACAGTTGGTCTTGTAGCAGCTTTTGGTTTTAATCCAATTATTGGAGCTATTGCAGATAGAACAAATACTAAAATTGGTAAGTTTAGACCTTGGATTTTATGGACTGCAATACCTTTAGGTGTAACAGCAATTTTAGCTTTTACAACACCAGATTTTGAATACAAAGGAAAAGTTATTTATGCAGTCATAACGTATACTTTGTTACTGTTATTATATTCAGCAAATAATTTACCTTATTCAGCTTTAAGTGGTGTAATTACAGGTGATATGGGAGAAAGAAATAGTATTTCTTCCTATCGATTTGTCGCTGTAATGTTTGCTCAGTTCTTTGTGCAAGTATTTATGTTACCAATTATTGAAACTGCTGGTGGAGGAGATAAAGCAGTTGGTATTGAATTAGTAATGACGTGGCTAGCAGTTATAGGTACCGTAATGTTATTAATTACTTTCTTTACCACAAAAGAACGTATTATACCTAAACCAGAACAGAAGTCAAGTTTAAAAGAAGATTTAGGAGATTTATTTAAAAATAAACCTTGGGTTATTATGTTGGTTTTAACAACGTTAGTCTTTGTTACATTGGCAATGAAAGGTGGCTCTTACGTTTATTATTTTAACAATTTTGTAGATGAGAAAGAATTAACAAGTTTTATAAGTCCTATTTTAGATTTTTTATCAAGTATTGGTATTAATTTCTTTGGAGAAAATCCTGTTTCTGCAGGTTTTGGATTGTTCAACGCAGGAGGAATTATTTTTATGATGGTTGGTATTGGATTGTCTAAAAAATTAGCTGATAAATATGGGAAAAGAGATGTTTTTAAAACATTTTTATTTATATCAACATTGTTTATTATTTTCTTCTATTTTCTCTCTCCAGAGTCTATTGGATTGATTTTCTTATCACAAATTTTACATGGTTTTTTCTACGGAATAACAATACCCATTCTTTGGGCTATGATTGCAGATGTAGCTGATTATTCTGAATGGAAAAACAACCGTAGAGCAACTGCTATCATTTTTTCGGCAATGATGGTGGGGTTAAAAGGAGGTTTAAGTATTGGTAGTGCTTTAGTTGCATGGATTTTAGGATTGTACAATTATGTTCCAAAAGCAGATTCACAAGTAGAAAGTGCAATTCATGGAACAAAAATGTTAATCAGTATTTTTCCTGCAATTCCATTTTTAATAGGAGTTGGATTATTGTTTTTCTATGAAATTGATAAAAAGATGGAATTAAAAATTGAAAAAGAGTTAAACGAAAGAAGAACCGCTTAA
- a CDS encoding endo-1,4-beta-xylanase translates to MFNKINSTLLLFSICFLSCKEAKKENTIQNQEIEISLKKSYNGDFLIGTALNTGQIKEVDAKQTTLITKEFNAITPENDLKWEQIHPEKDTYNFEVSDAYVAFGKKNNMHVVGHTLLWHSQLAPWVNEIKNKDTLVNQITKHINTIAGRYKGKIDSWDVVNEALNEDGTPRESIFYKLFGDESYLELAFKLAAKAAPDAELVYNDYNLWKPAKREGVIRVVKNLQAKGIKIDGVGMQAHWSIEGPSIEDIENSIIAYSDLGVKVMFTELDVTALPNPWELDGAAVEQSYERYEGDPKMDPYVDGLTEEAKQKIAKRYEDIFNLFLKHKDKISRVTFWGVNDGQSWLNDWPINGRTNYPLLFGRDNKPKEVYNNVIALKNKAK, encoded by the coding sequence ATGTTTAATAAAATAAATTCAACTTTACTCTTATTCTCAATTTGCTTTTTAAGTTGTAAAGAGGCAAAAAAAGAAAACACGATTCAGAATCAAGAAATTGAAATCTCTTTAAAGAAAAGTTATAATGGAGATTTTTTAATTGGTACAGCTCTTAATACTGGTCAAATTAAAGAAGTAGATGCAAAACAGACGACTTTAATAACTAAAGAGTTTAATGCAATTACTCCAGAAAATGATTTAAAGTGGGAGCAAATTCACCCAGAAAAAGATACTTATAATTTTGAGGTTTCAGATGCTTATGTTGCTTTCGGTAAAAAAAATAATATGCACGTTGTGGGGCATACTTTGCTTTGGCATAGTCAATTGGCTCCTTGGGTAAATGAGATAAAAAACAAAGACACTTTAGTAAATCAGATTACAAAACATATAAATACAATTGCAGGAAGATATAAAGGTAAAATTGATTCTTGGGATGTAGTTAATGAAGCTTTAAATGAAGATGGAACTCCAAGAGAATCAATTTTCTATAAGTTATTTGGAGATGAAAGTTATTTAGAGTTAGCATTTAAACTAGCTGCAAAAGCAGCACCAGATGCAGAGTTAGTTTACAATGATTATAATCTGTGGAAACCAGCAAAAAGAGAAGGAGTCATTAGAGTTGTAAAGAATTTACAAGCAAAAGGAATTAAGATTGATGGTGTAGGTATGCAAGCTCATTGGAGTATAGAAGGACCATCAATAGAAGATATTGAGAACAGTATTATTGCATATTCAGACTTGGGTGTAAAAGTAATGTTCACAGAATTAGATGTTACCGCTTTGCCGAATCCATGGGAATTGGATGGAGCAGCAGTAGAACAAAGTTATGAGCGTTATGAAGGTGATCCTAAAATGGATCCTTATGTAGATGGATTAACAGAAGAAGCAAAACAAAAAATAGCAAAACGATATGAAGATATTTTCAATCTTTTCTTAAAACATAAAGATAAAATTAGTCGTGTTACATTTTGGGGAGTTAATGATGGACAGTCTTGGTTAAATGATTGGCCAATAAATGGTAGAACAAACTATCCGTTACTTTTTGGTAGAGATAATAAACCAAAGGAAGTTTATAATAATGTAATTGCTCTTAAAAATAAGGCAAAATAA
- a CDS encoding Kelch repeat-containing protein — MLRKNIFKYLFVAVFIFGCNSNPKWNVIDAKGNCTARHECGFVAHKNALYLIGGRGDRPVDKFTTANNTWSSLNETPIEMNHITPVSFNGSIYIVSGLTGNYPLEKPLTHVYKFDAEKDIWQTVFEIPLERRRGGAGVVLFNDKIYITNGIVNGHTSGTSSMFDVYDPVNNTWKVLPNSPTKRDHSSAVVLENYLIALGGRNTSYHEDDNFAAFFKTAINTVDYFDFSTHKWSTFKEVLPNPAAGSGTVVLNDELYFLGGETAKKEANKLMFSFNLKDKTWMKKPSLNIGRHGTNAAVLNDKIYIASGSGNQGGGPELTSIEIYK, encoded by the coding sequence TTGTTAAGGAAAAATATATTTAAATACTTGTTCGTTGCCGTTTTTATTTTCGGTTGTAATAGCAATCCTAAATGGAACGTTATTGATGCTAAAGGAAATTGCACTGCAAGACATGAATGTGGTTTTGTTGCCCATAAAAATGCACTTTATTTAATTGGTGGAAGAGGAGATAGACCAGTAGATAAATTTACAACAGCAAACAATACATGGTCGTCATTAAATGAAACACCAATAGAAATGAATCATATTACGCCAGTTTCTTTTAATGGTAGTATTTATATTGTTTCTGGTTTAACTGGTAATTATCCTTTAGAAAAACCTTTAACTCACGTTTATAAGTTTGATGCAGAAAAAGATATTTGGCAAACTGTTTTTGAAATTCCTTTAGAAAGAAGAAGAGGTGGAGCAGGTGTCGTTCTTTTTAATGATAAAATATACATAACAAATGGTATTGTTAATGGGCATACAAGTGGTACTTCATCAATGTTTGATGTTTATGATCCTGTAAATAATACATGGAAAGTTTTACCAAATTCACCTACTAAAAGAGATCATAGTTCTGCAGTTGTTTTAGAGAATTATTTAATTGCTTTAGGAGGTAGAAATACAAGCTATCATGAAGATGATAACTTTGCAGCCTTCTTTAAAACAGCAATAAACACGGTTGATTATTTCGATTTTTCAACTCATAAATGGAGCACATTTAAAGAAGTATTACCAAATCCTGCAGCAGGAAGTGGAACTGTTGTTTTAAATGATGAACTTTATTTTCTCGGAGGAGAAACAGCGAAAAAAGAAGCCAATAAATTAATGTTTAGTTTTAATTTAAAGGATAAAACGTGGATGAAAAAGCCAAGTTTAAATATAGGGAGACACGGAACAAATGCTGCTGTTTTAAACGATAAAATTTATATCGCTTCAGGAAGTGGAAATCAAGGAGGTGGGCCAGAATTAACATCAATAGAAATTTACAAATAA
- a CDS encoding aldose epimerase family protein: protein MKKALKKQHKQIELGSGFDHNFVLNEVDSDFVAKVIDENSGRNLEVYTTETGVQFYSGNHLKDIEGKGGILYQKRAAFCLETQHFPNSPNQSNFPSTLLLPREKYFSRTTYKFSVGK from the coding sequence ATAAAGAAAGCTTTAAAAAAACAGCATAAACAAATAGAGTTAGGTAGTGGTTTTGACCATAATTTTGTCCTAAATGAGGTTGATTCTGATTTTGTAGCAAAGGTCATTGATGAAAATTCTGGTAGAAATTTAGAGGTTTATACAACAGAAACTGGAGTGCAATTTTATTCAGGAAATCATCTAAAAGATATAGAAGGTAAAGGCGGTATTTTATATCAAAAAAGAGCAGCGTTTTGTTTAGAAACCCAACATTTTCCAAATAGTCCTAATCAATCAAACTTTCCATCAACGTTATTACTTCCAAGAGAAAAATATTTTTCAAGAACTACTTATAAGTTTAGTGTTGGTAAATGA
- a CDS encoding aldose epimerase family protein encodes MIKLIDADKFSTGSEELGIKLFTLKNKNGIVSQITNYGGRVVNLFVPDKNGVFKDVVLGYDSAKDYLEKPDHFFGAIIGRYGNRIADGKFSIDNNEFSLAKNEEECQLHGGEKGFHAVVWEAKQISESSLELTYLSKHLDQGFPGNLEVKVVYTLTDENELQIEYFAVSDAKTVVNLTNHSYFNLSGDFNNTIENHLFQIKADHYLPVNEKMIPIGNLENVRNSLLS; translated from the coding sequence ATGATAAAATTAATAGATGCTGATAAGTTCTCAACGGGTTCTGAAGAACTAGGAATTAAATTATTTACCTTAAAAAATAAGAACGGAATTGTTAGTCAGATTACCAATTATGGAGGTAGGGTTGTAAACCTTTTTGTTCCTGATAAAAATGGTGTTTTTAAAGATGTTGTTTTAGGCTACGACTCTGCAAAAGATTATTTAGAAAAGCCTGATCATTTTTTTGGAGCTATTATTGGTCGATATGGAAATAGAATTGCTGATGGTAAATTCAGCATAGATAATAATGAGTTTTCGTTAGCTAAAAATGAAGAAGAATGCCAATTACATGGAGGTGAAAAAGGTTTTCATGCAGTTGTTTGGGAAGCAAAACAAATATCAGAATCTAGTTTAGAGTTAACTTATTTGTCAAAACACTTAGATCAAGGTTTTCCTGGTAATTTAGAAGTGAAGGTTGTTTATACATTAACCGATGAAAATGAATTACAAATAGAATATTTTGCAGTTTCGGATGCAAAAACTGTTGTAAACTTAACAAACCATTCTTATTTTAATTTATCGGGCGATTTTAACAACACAATAGAAAATCATTTATTTCAAATAAAGGCAGATCATTATTTACCAGTAAATGAAAAAATGATTCCTATTGGTAATTTAGAAAATGTTAGGAATTCTCTTTTAAGTTAG
- a CDS encoding ThuA domain-containing protein, producing the protein MLKSKLLALLLLTILITQKNMAQDQFSVLLFTQHDDWHYNTIPVAIQAFEEMAKEHQFKFNWTQRPNDLITKLPKHDVVIFMNANADSLKTKHMIALKAFMKRGGGFVGIHGTADGENNNSWFDGLVGAKFVNHPKLQAAIVKVENNDFPATCHLPNKWLRSDEWYNFKNMNLDKLNFLLTVDEASYDFTAGYNDIPLKGMGELHPISWYQDYEGGRSFYTALGHKPESYKDKNFLNHIFGGIYWVSKKNKED; encoded by the coding sequence ATGTTAAAATCGAAATTACTTGCACTACTACTTCTAACCATTTTAATTACTCAAAAAAACATGGCTCAAGATCAGTTTAGTGTTTTATTGTTTACCCAACATGATGATTGGCATTATAATACTATACCTGTTGCTATTCAGGCTTTTGAAGAAATGGCAAAAGAACATCAGTTTAAATTTAATTGGACACAAAGGCCAAATGATCTTATAACGAAATTACCAAAACACGATGTAGTAATATTTATGAACGCCAATGCCGATTCTTTAAAGACAAAGCATATGATTGCTTTAAAAGCATTTATGAAAAGAGGCGGAGGCTTTGTTGGTATTCACGGAACAGCAGATGGTGAAAACAATAATTCTTGGTTTGATGGGCTTGTTGGAGCGAAATTTGTGAATCATCCAAAATTGCAAGCCGCAATTGTAAAAGTTGAGAATAATGATTTTCCAGCAACCTGCCATCTGCCAAATAAATGGCTTCGTAGTGATGAATGGTATAACTTTAAAAACATGAATTTAGATAAACTAAATTTTCTATTGACTGTTGATGAAGCTTCTTATGATTTTACTGCGGGTTATAATGACATTCCGTTAAAAGGCATGGGAGAGTTGCATCCTATTTCATGGTATCAAGATTATGAAGGAGGAAGATCGTTTTATACAGCTTTAGGTCATAAACCAGAATCGTATAAAGACAAAAACTTCTTAAACCATATTTTTGGAGGTATTTATTGGGTTTCAAAGAAAAATAAAGAAGACTGA
- a CDS encoding sugar phosphate isomerase/epimerase family protein — MLHSKIVRFLLLSIFVFQGLVLNAQHKSKNQLQELSKYIGTWYGAENINDVDLGKNPKIKMVVKPTIGFTNGLQVEVFESRENEWKTILVELISYDALTDKIIAKGINEKNECFIGKGAFYENNLWIMKDENLNGEHISTVNFNFLSSSEVVLKATDSLDKELWGIKYIKQNPKDKNIGIQLVSVKDLMEENPEKTLKQLGRMGYSYVETFVYKKGSFYNYSPAKFKELVEENGMRFLGSMTFYNPIDKSNKEIEKWWRKTILDHKKAGVAYISTSNNDIKNIKNLEDLKKYTSYYNKVGKMCKDAGLQFVYHNHKDEFLSIDGEVFY; from the coding sequence ATGTTACATTCTAAAATAGTACGATTTCTTTTATTAAGCATTTTTGTTTTTCAAGGTTTGGTTTTAAATGCTCAGCATAAATCAAAAAACCAACTACAAGAGTTATCAAAATATATTGGTACTTGGTATGGTGCAGAAAATATTAATGATGTTGATTTAGGGAAAAATCCTAAGATTAAAATGGTGGTAAAACCTACAATTGGTTTTACAAATGGTTTACAAGTCGAGGTTTTTGAGAGTAGGGAAAATGAATGGAAAACTATTTTGGTAGAACTAATTTCTTATGATGCTTTAACTGATAAAATTATAGCAAAAGGGATTAATGAGAAAAATGAATGCTTTATAGGTAAAGGAGCGTTTTATGAAAATAATCTTTGGATTATGAAAGATGAAAATTTAAATGGAGAACATATTTCTACAGTGAATTTTAATTTTTTAAGTAGTTCAGAAGTGGTTTTAAAAGCTACAGATAGTTTAGACAAGGAGTTGTGGGGAATAAAATACATCAAACAAAACCCGAAGGATAAAAATATTGGCATTCAGTTAGTTTCTGTTAAAGATTTAATGGAAGAAAATCCAGAAAAAACCTTGAAACAATTGGGAAGAATGGGCTATAGTTATGTAGAAACGTTTGTATATAAAAAAGGTTCTTTTTACAATTATTCTCCTGCCAAATTTAAAGAACTGGTAGAAGAAAACGGCATGCGTTTTTTAGGTTCTATGACTTTTTACAATCCAATTGATAAAAGCAACAAAGAAATTGAGAAGTGGTGGCGTAAAACAATCTTGGATCATAAAAAGGCAGGTGTTGCATACATTTCAACATCTAATAATGATATCAAAAACATCAAAAATTTAGAAGATTTAAAAAAGTACACCAGTTATTATAATAAGGTTGGTAAGATGTGTAAAGATGCAGGTTTACAGTTTGTTTATCACAATCATAAAGACGAATTTTTATCAATTGATGGAGAAGTTTTTTATTAA
- a CDS encoding alkaline phosphatase, producing the protein MTYKSIIFIALLMTLFSCKPQITKEEVRPKAKNVILLIADGTGLSQVSSAFYFKKTRPNYARFKSIGLIRTSSAREDITDSAAGATAFSTGQKTYNGAVGVAVDSTKLKTLIEILSPQHVKTGLIATSAIQHATPASFYAHVLNRGQYEDIALDLVTSDVDFLAGGGRHFLNKRKDGKNLLEELKVNGFEVDTTALGSFTEIKKHSKIAYLLAEEHMNAVSKDRGDFLSNATELGIKFLNKDPAKSSFFMMVEGSQIDWGGHDNDADYLISELIDFDDAVGKALDFAEKDGNTLVIVTADHETGGFTLASTPKKKEDGTAYNDYKEITGTFSTKGHSATLIPVFAFGPGSESFSGIYENTEIFHKIFELTSWKKEN; encoded by the coding sequence ATGACTTATAAAAGTATTATTTTTATAGCTCTATTAATGACATTATTCTCATGTAAACCACAAATTACTAAAGAAGAAGTAAGGCCAAAGGCTAAAAATGTTATTCTTTTAATTGCAGACGGTACGGGATTATCTCAAGTATCTTCAGCATTTTATTTCAAGAAAACAAGACCAAATTATGCACGTTTTAAGTCAATTGGACTTATTAGGACCTCTTCTGCAAGAGAAGATATTACAGATTCTGCTGCTGGTGCAACTGCATTTTCAACTGGACAAAAGACGTATAATGGTGCAGTTGGTGTTGCTGTAGACTCTACGAAACTAAAAACTTTAATAGAAATTTTATCTCCACAACATGTTAAAACCGGATTAATTGCAACCTCGGCAATACAACACGCAACTCCAGCAAGTTTTTATGCACATGTTTTAAATAGAGGTCAATATGAAGATATTGCTTTAGATTTGGTTACTTCAGATGTAGACTTTTTAGCTGGTGGTGGAAGACATTTTTTGAATAAAAGAAAAGATGGAAAAAATTTATTAGAGGAATTAAAAGTAAATGGATTTGAGGTAGATACTACTGCTTTAGGGAGTTTTACAGAAATTAAAAAGCATTCTAAAATCGCTTATTTATTAGCAGAAGAGCACATGAATGCAGTGTCTAAAGATCGTGGAGATTTTTTATCGAATGCAACAGAATTAGGGATAAAATTTTTGAATAAGGATCCTGCTAAATCTAGTTTTTTTATGATGGTAGAAGGTTCACAAATAGATTGGGGAGGTCATGATAATGATGCAGATTATTTGATATCTGAATTGATCGATTTTGATGATGCTGTAGGTAAAGCACTAGATTTTGCAGAGAAAGATGGTAATACATTGGTTATCGTAACTGCAGATCATGAAACAGGAGGATTTACTTTAGCGTCTACGCCAAAGAAAAAAGAAGATGGTACAGCTTATAATGATTATAAGGAAATTACAGGAACGTTTTCAACCAAAGGACATTCGGCTACTTTAATACCTGTGTTTGCTTTTGGTCCTGGTTCTGAATCTTTTTCTGGAATATATGAAAACACAGAAATTTTTCATAAAATATTTGAATTAACAAGTTGGAAGAAGGAGAATTAA